In one window of Prionailurus bengalensis isolate Pbe53 chromosome B3, Fcat_Pben_1.1_paternal_pri, whole genome shotgun sequence DNA:
- the RNASE11 gene encoding probable ribonuclease 11 produces MDSFFLLLLGLGLVLAGAPESIMEIINEELSGEEMYYDVANRDQEKRTSEVLMNLTLLHKNTRASTSKDSLSSSLLTFRRLHYSFHGGDSPGNDKEYCNDVVVWRKVSKANGSCRLSNNFIHGSMEVMHGVPKASSCKCGQNLGINCSRSPRLETTMCQLTMDKQFTRCQYHSDTSLKKILAMLTGHSLMSWLVSGSKL; encoded by the coding sequence atggattctttctttctgctgctcctCGGCCTGGGTTTGGTTCTTGCAGGAGCTCCAGAAAGCATAATGGAGATAATTAATGAAGAATTATCGGGGGAAGAGATGTACTATGATGTGGCAAACAGGGACCAAGAAAAACGGACTAGTGAGGTATTAATGAACTTGACTCTGTTACATAAAAATACTAGGGCCAGTACGTCCAAGGATAGTCTGTCTTCCTCATTATTGACATTCAGAAGATTACATTATAGCTTCCACGGAGGAGACAGCCCAGGTAACGACAAAGAGTATTGCAATGATGTGGTGGTCTGGAGAAAAGTTTCCAAAGCTAATGGGTCATGCAGGTTGAGCAATAACTTCATCCATGGCTCCATGGAAGTGATGCACGGGGTCCCCAAGGCCTCCAGCTGCAAGTGTGGACAGAATCTTGGCATCAACTGCTCTAGGAGCCCACGTCTGGAGACCACTATGTGCCAGCTTACTATGGACAAACAGTTCACCAGGTGCCAATACCACAGTGATacctcattaaagaaaatattggcaaTGCTGACAGGTCATTCTCTGATGAGCTGGCTAGTTAGTGGCTCCAAGTTGTAA
- the RNASE12 gene encoding probable inactive ribonuclease-like protein 12, giving the protein MGLEESDHLLLCPVSSYSVGLTADVKGISPVMILMVIIYLMLLFWENEQNEEGEESTIEHLHVDYPQSDSLVRYCNHMVLQRVIRGPDNTCKKEHVFIHERPRNINSVCTSPKKMTCQNHSSTLCFQSLTKFKMTVCQLIGGTRYPACRYHISSVEGFIVVTCDDVGPVTFQRYVK; this is encoded by the coding sequence ATGGGGCTGGAGGAGTCTGATCACCTTCTGCTATGTCCTGTCTCTTCTTACTCTGTAGGGCTTACAGCAGATGTGAAGGGAATCTCACCCGTGATGATACTAATGGTGATAATTTACCTGATGCTTTTGTTCTGGGAAAATGAGCAGAATGAGGAAGGAGAGGAGTCCACCATAGAGCATCTGCATGTGGACTACCCTCAGAGTGACTCTCTTGTAAGGTACTGCAACCACATGGTCTTACAAAGAGTCATCAGGGGACCTGACAATACCTGCAAAAAGGAGCATGTTTTCATCCATGAGAGGCCTCGAAATATCAACAGTGTTTGCACCTCTCCCAAGAAAATGACTTGTCAGAACCATTCTTCCACTTTGTGTTTCCAGAGTTTGACAAAGTTCAAAATGACAGTGTGTCAGCTCATTGGAGGCACCAGATACCCTGCCTGCAGGTACCACATTTCCTCCGTGGAGGGGTTTATTGTTGTCACTTGTGATGACGTGGGGCCAGTTACTTTCCAGAGATATGTTAAATAA